TTCCCTTACCGCCCATCACCCATACCTGTTCAAGCTTTTCATCGCTGGAGACCTTATCAGCATAGCCCAGATATTTTTCAAGCTCATCCACAGCCTTTTTCAGGCCGGTACGTTTGATCATTCTCGCGCCCGTAAGTTCCGACGCCTTGCGCAGTTCCTTGTTGGCCACCCGCTGGACAACCATTATGCCGCTGTCCGCGAGAATCTCCTCAGCCGCGTCGTCCACTCCACGGTCAGCCAGAACCAAACCTACTCCCAAACCAGCTATTTTATCAATGTTCTCTTTGAACTCGGTCTGGAGTTGCAGGTAGCGGCTAAATCCCGCTTCGGTTCCTAAAGCCTCGTCATCAATTTCCTCCGGCTCAAGGGCGTCGTCAATCACCAACACTTTCACCCGATCCAGTTCTTTGGGCATCTGGCGGTTCATCCGCTCCTTGTTGATGATAACGCCCATAAAAACTTGATTCTCCGCCCCTTCTTCGGCAACAATCGTATCGGAAAATTTAAACGTAGGATCCTTAAATTTATCTTCACCAATCAACACTGCCGCACGCACCACCAGATCAGCTATATCCCCATGGTCTCGTCCGGCTATCAGCGCCACCTGCCGGACCGCCGGGTCCCCCAGTCCGACGACCGGGCGGGCTTGCTCACTCATAGCTTCAAGAGCTCTTTTCAAGCCGACACGCAGGCCTTCAATTACCCGCGCCACAGGCACACCTTTGGCAACCTGCTCAAAGCCGGCGCTGACCAGCGCCCCGGCCATCACCGTGGCCGTAGTGGTGCCATCCCCGATCTCCTCCTGCTGCGCCTTTGCTATGTTAATCAGCATTCTCGCAGCGGGGTGATTGGCTTCCATCATAGTCAGGATCGTCACACCGTCGTTTGTAATTACCACATCCCCAAATTTATCAACCAGCATGGTGTCCAGCCCCTTGGGCCCCAGGGTGCCTTCCACCGCTGAAGCGATAGCCCGGATAGCATTAGAGTTGGTCATCAGGGCCGCTAATTTTTCATCCACTTCAGAACCGGAAATTGCTTCCTTCTTCAAGCTCAAAAACGGTTCCCCCTCACTTTCTCTTGCCGCGGATCATCCGCTCCAGCGTCTGAGAAAGGTATTTTGTCATATAATCAACCACACTTACCACTTTGGCATACTCCATTCTGGTGGGTCCCAGCACTCCGAGCGAACCCATTTTGCGGCCACGCACAGTATAAGGAGCAGTGATCATACTGCATTCTTTCATATCCCACTGGTCGATCTCACCGCCGATCCGCACAGTCACACCCTCATCCTCGACCCTGCCTTCCAGAATATCGCAAAGGAGTTTTTCCTGTTCCATGATACTCAGCATCGT
The window above is part of the Pelotomaculum isophthalicicum JI genome. Proteins encoded here:
- a CDS encoding TCP-1/cpn60 chaperonin family protein encodes the protein MSLKKEAISGSEVDEKLAALMTNSNAIRAIASAVEGTLGPKGLDTMLVDKFGDVVITNDGVTILTMMEANHPAARMLINIAKAQQEEIGDGTTTATVMAGALVSAGFEQVAKGVPVARVIEGLRVGLKRALEAMSEQARPVVGLGDPAVRQVALIAGRDHGDIADLVVRAAVLIGEDKFKDPTFKFSDTIVAEEGAENQVFMGVIINKERMNRQMPKELDRVKVLVIDDALEPEEIDDEALGTEAGFSRYLQLQTEFKENIDKIAGLGVGLVLADRGVDDAAEEILADSGIMVVQRVANKELRKASELTGARMIKRTGLKKAVDELEKYLGYADKVSSDEKLEQVWVMGGKGKPMATVLVGAATSEVVGERERIAKDAASSVQSAIKGGVVPGGGSMELAVAREVEKVREGIRGMAAYGVDCVVDALKRPMAQIVANAGFNPLEKLGDVIAAQVETGKHSLAVDCDSGQVADMYELGVVDPANVKIHALKAAGEVAEAILRIDTIIKKREEKDMHNKDIVSQ